The Crassaminicella indica genomic interval CACCAATCGCTTGGATTTCAGCACCCCCACGTTCTCTTAAAACGCCTGCTAATGCTCCTGCAACAGAATTTGGACTTGATTTTGCTGATACTTTTAATACTTCCATGATTATAGCCCCCCTAAATTTAAAATGACATTTGGTTTTATTTAACAAATGTATTTAATAAATATATTCTACATATATATTAAAAATCCTTTTTTTTAAAAAATAAATTTGAAATTTTTGAAAAATTATTTTTTAAAATAAAAGAAGCTTACGCTTCTTTTATTTTGCATATTCAATTGCTCTTGTTTCTCGAATAACATTTACTTTAATTTGGCCAGGATACTCTAATTCACTTTCGATCTTCTTTGTTACCTCTCGAGCTAAACAAACAATATCTTCATCTGACATTTCATCTGGCTTTACCATAATTCTTATCTCACGACCTGCCTGAATAGCAAATGATTTTTCTACACCTTCACTTGAATTTGCTATTTCTTCAAGCTTTTGCAACCTTTTTATATAAGTTTCAAGAGTTTCTCTTCTTGCACCTGGTCTAGCAGCAGACATAGCATCAGCAGCCGTAACTAATACTGCCTCAATTGTTTGCGGTTCATAATCCCCATGATGGGTTGACATAGCATGTATTACTTCACTAGATTCTTTATACTTCTTCAATAAATCCATGCCTATATCCACATGAGTTCCTTCTACTTCATGATCAACAGCTTTTCCAATATCATGAAGAAGCCCTGCTCTTTTTGCTAATTTTACATCTGCACCTAATTCAGCAGCCATTAAACCTGCTAAATGAGATACTTCTATAGAATGCTTTAAAACATTTTGACCGTAGCTAGTCCTATACTTTAATCTTCCTAGTAATTTTATTAGCTCTGGATGAATACTGTGAACACCTGTTTCAAAGGTAGCTTGTTCACCTTCTTCTTTCATAATATTATTTACCTCTTTTTTTGCTTTTTCTACCATTTCTTCAATTCTAGCTGGATGAATTCTTCCATCTACTATAAGCTTTTCTAAGGCTATTCTCGCTACCTCTCTTCTTATAGGATCAAATCCTGAGAGAATTACTGCTTCTGGTGTATCATCAATTATTAAATCTATTCCCGTTAATGTTTCTAGTGCTCTTATATTCCTTCCTTCTCTTCCTATAATCCTACCCTTCATTTCATCATTTGGAAGAGCTACTACAGATACAGTCGTTTCCGCAACATGGTCTGCTGCACATTTTTGTATTGCATAAGCGATAATTTCTTTTGCTTTCTTTTCTCCATCTTCTTTTGCTTTTTGTTCAATTTCTTTAATCATCATAGCAGCTTCATGTTTTATTTCTTTTCGTGTATCATTTAAAAGCTGTTCTTTTGCTTGTTCAGACGTTAAACCTGATATTCTTTCTAGTTCTTCAAGCTGTTTTTGACAAATTTCATTTATTTGTTCTTTTTTCTCTGCTACTTCTTTTATTTTTTTGTTAAGGATTTCATCTTTCTTTTCTAGATTTTCAGATTTTCTATCTAATGTTTCTTCCTTTTGCTGCAATCTTCTTTCTAATCTTTGTAATTCATTACGTCTTTCCCTATTTTCCCTATCAAGCTCACTTCTTAATTTATGAATTTCTTCTTTTGCCTCAAGTAACATCTCTTTTTTAGATGTTTCAGCAGCTCTTTCTGCTTCTAAAACTATTTCCTTAGCCCTATTTTCTGCATTATTTATTTTACCCTCAGCAATATTTTTTCTTATAAAATATCCAATTCCAATACCTATAGCACCTGTTACAATACTCACTACAATCTGAATAGAATTAATATTTAAGCACCTCCTCTGCTTAAATTTAAACAAACAACAAAACCGAGACACCTCGGTT includes:
- the rny gene encoding ribonuclease Y, which translates into the protein MVTGAIGIGIGYFIRKNIAEGKINNAENRAKEIVLEAERAAETSKKEMLLEAKEEIHKLRSELDRENRERRNELQRLERRLQQKEETLDRKSENLEKKDEILNKKIKEVAEKKEQINEICQKQLEELERISGLTSEQAKEQLLNDTRKEIKHEAAMMIKEIEQKAKEDGEKKAKEIIAYAIQKCAADHVAETTVSVVALPNDEMKGRIIGREGRNIRALETLTGIDLIIDDTPEAVILSGFDPIRREVARIALEKLIVDGRIHPARIEEMVEKAKKEVNNIMKEEGEQATFETGVHSIHPELIKLLGRLKYRTSYGQNVLKHSIEVSHLAGLMAAELGADVKLAKRAGLLHDIGKAVDHEVEGTHVDIGMDLLKKYKESSEVIHAMSTHHGDYEPQTIEAVLVTAADAMSAARPGARRETLETYIKRLQKLEEIANSSEGVEKSFAIQAGREIRIMVKPDEMSDEDIVCLAREVTKKIESELEYPGQIKVNVIRETRAIEYAK